The segment TTGCCGGGACGGACGCGTGCCTCTGTCCGTCCCGGCTTCCCATTCGGGGGAACGCCCGATACCCGCTCGGGCAGCAAGCGAGCAGTGTGTGGGCAGGAGGAACACGTGGCAACGACATACGATCAATCGAACCGAAAAACACCGTCCAACAACGGCAAACCGGGGCTGTTGCGTCGCTGGATCGATACGGTCACCGCTCATCCAAAACGGGTGTTGCTGGTCTTCTTCGTGTTGATGGCCATTCTCATCGCAGTGGCATCCAGCGTGCGTGGCCATTTCGTCGATTCGTTCAGCCTGCCGGGCGCGGAATCGCAACGCGCCTACGACCTGCTCGCCGAGCGGTTTCCGGGAGCGTCGGGCATCACCGCCCAGGTGGTCTTCCAGGTCGACGAAGGCGGGAGCTTCCAGGATCCAGCGGTGCAGGAGCAAATCGAGACCCTGCTCGCCGAGATCGAACAACTCCCGCACGTCGCCTCGACTGTGTCACCCTATGAAGCTGAGTATCAGATCAGCCAGAACGGCAACATCGCCTACGCAACGGTCAATTACGACGTGCAGTTCGATGAGCTGTCGATTCCCGAAGCCGAAAAGCTGGTCGAGCTCACCGACGCCGCCAACAACGATCAACTGCGCGTGGTCGCCGGTGGCGACGCGACTTCGGTCACGGAGCAAGAATTCGGAAACACGGCCGAATTGGTCGGCATCATCGCAGCCGCCATCATCCTGTTGATCGCCTTTGGTTCCGTGGTCGCCATGGGCCTGCCGATCGCCACCGCGCTGATCGGTCTGACCATCGGCTTCATGGGCATCTTCATCGCCACCCGCTGGCTCGACATCGCAACTTTCGCGCCCCAGTTCGCCTCGATGATCGGTATCGGCGTTGGTATCGACTACGCGCTCTTCGTCGTGACCCGTTTCCGCGAAGGTATCCATGATGGGCTCACCCCGCGGGAGGCTACCGGACGCGCGCTCGATACCGCGGGCCGCGCGGTCATCTTCGCCGGCTCAGTCGTCGTCATCTCGATGCTCGGTCTCTCGGCCGTCGGCATCAAGTTCGTCGCCGCGCTGGGCGTCGCCGCTGCGATTGTGGTTGCAACAGCCGTGCTCGTGGCCTTCACCGTCTTGCCCGCGTTGCTCACGCTGGTCGGAACCCGTATCGACAAGTGGTCGGTCCGTCGCCCGGGCAGCAAGAACCGAGCGCCCGGGGAGCCATTTGGCCGCAAGATCAGCCGGCGCATTCAGGCCAAGCCCTGGCTCTATGCCATCCTCTCGGCCGGCTTCTTGATCCTGCTGGCCTTGCCAGTGCTCAAGATGGATCTTGGGTTCCCCGATGCCAGCGCCAATCCGTCCGACTTCCACACCCGGCAGGCCTACGATCTGTTGACCGAAGGCTTCGGCGAAGGTTTCAACAATCCGCTGCTGCTGGTGCTGGACGATAAGGACGGGGTGCAGCAGGAGACGATCGATTCGGTTACGAGCGCCGTCGCGCAAGTTCCGGGGGTCGTCCAGGTCGCGCAGCCGTTCACGAACGAAGCGGGCGACACCACGGTCATCACCGTGATTCCGACCGGAAACGCGAACAGCGACGAAGTGCTCGATCTCGTCCACGAATTACGTGATACCACGTTGCCGGCTGCCGTCGACGGTAGCGGCACGACCGCTTATGTCGGTGGCGGAACCGCATCATTCCTCGACTTCTCGGAAAAGATGGTCGAGCGCACCCCCTGGGTCTTTGTCGTCATCATCGGATTGAGCTTCATCTTGCTCACCATCGTCTTCCGCTCACCGGTGATCGCATTGAAGGCCGCCATCATGAACATCCTCTCGATCGCGGCTGCCTTTGGCGTGATCGTGGCGGTCTTTCAGCTCGGGTGGGGTCACCAGCTTTTCGGCATCGAAGAATCCCAACCCATCGCGGTCTTCCTGCCGATCTTCCTCTTCGCCATCCTCTTTGGGTTGTCGATGGACTATGAGGTCTTCCTGCTGAGCCGCATCCGGGAGTTCTGGGCGCATGGCCGCAACACCAGCGATGCCGTCGCCGACGGGCTCTCCGTTACCGCCCGGGTGATTACCGCTGCAGCCGCCATCATGATCTGCGTCTTCCTGGCGTTCGTGATGAACCCGGTCCCCGTCGTCAAGCAGATGGGCTTCGGCCTGGCGGTCGCCATCCTGATCGACGCCACCGTCGTCCGGCTGGTGCTGGTTCCGTCCACCATGGAACTGCTGGGCGATCGCAACTGGTGGTTCCCCTCATGGCTCGACCGCATTACTCCGCATGTCAACATCGAAGGGAAGACCGAACCCGCTCCACACGAGTTCGATCCTCTTCCGGGTTCCGCTGACTGATCTCCTCATTCAGCCGCACGGCAACACCCCAGATCTATTCGATCCGGGGTGTTGTCTCGCTCCCCTCAAAGCGACGGCCAGAGTGCCACCGCAAGCGTGACCGTTCCGGCCACCGCCATCGATCCGACCCAGACCAGATCGAGATTGAACCAGGCGCGCCGCAGGATGCCTACTCCGATCCAGCGATAGACGGCGATGGCCATGAGCCCCATCACCAGCAACATCGCCAGCGTGTGCAATGAAACCGCAGCCAACGCCTCGCCAAGCGCGCGCAAGCTGGAATCGCTTTCGGCCACCATGGGCATATGGTGCGCATGTCCCTCGGGCATCGGGCTCGCCATCGCCGCTGACGGCCCGTCATCTGAAAGTCCCGCCAGCGCGGGAATCAGCATCAATCCGGCGCCATGCGCCGCCGCCATAAGTGCCGACCAGGAAACCAGTTCGAGCGATGTCACGCGCATCCCCACCCAACGCGGATGCCGAAAGCGGGTCAGCACTTTGTAGGCAGCATATGCGAGCAGGATGAGCCCTCCAGCCGCCATCACGATCCGCTCCGGAAGAACGACCTGCAAGAGCCCGACCGGTATCGCAATGGCCGCAATCGCCAGCAGATGCCCTACCGCGATCGGTCCCAGCGCTTTCACTACCGCGCCCGTACGCCGCTCCTGAAAACCGATCGAGACGGCAAAGAGCCAGCCCATGGCCGGGTTGAGCCCGTGAAACGCGCCAAGCAGGGCCAACGTAACCCAGGGCAAGAGCAGAGAGATGTGATCCATCTGGAATCTCCTCCGTACCCACCTGAAGACGGTGCCGGGCCAGGCGAATTGCATCGCGTCTGGCCCGGCGCCGGTCGATCAGGCGAAGCAGTAGGAATCGGTCGAGGCGTCACCGCCCTGGAGCCGAACCTGATGCGGACGCTGGTCGCCGAAATCGACGAAGAAGTCGGGATCGAGCGTCATTCCGCCATCGGCATCGACGTTCGCCATCGCCATCCATCCCTTGACGCCATCCGGATAGAACTGGGCGTCCCACGGGAGGTAGAGCGAGTTCGTGAAGTAGACGCGGCGACCGTCGCGGCTCAGCTCGATCATCTGCGGAGCGCCATTGAGCGGTCCATCCGCGGCCGGATGCCCAGCTCGGCGCACGATGCCTCCGATCTGGATCGAGCCGGTCAACTTCGGCTCTTCCGGGTTGGAGACATCGTACTGGCGTAGCTCGCCGGTACCCCAACACGGCACGTAGAGGAAGCGATCGTCGAGGCTCAACGCAATGTCGGTCACCAGAGGTGGGACCGCCTTGAACGGTTGCAGCGCCGGCGGAAGCTGATCCTCCTCGGCCGGCTCAGCCATGATCTCGATGACCTTCTTGGCGTCCCAGGTCCCGTCGTCGTTGCGCTTCCACATGAAGATCGACGACGACAGATCCTTCAGGCTGAGAACGACATTGACGAACCCGTACGCCTTGGTCGGATTGTGTGCTGGACGCAACTCCAATACGATCTGGTTTTCCTTGCCCAGATCGATTGTCTGCGTGAGTTTTCGGTCGCGCAGGTTCCAGAAGTGCAGCTGGTGACCATACTGACCATCCAGCAACAGATCGGGCTGCACGCCGGTTTCGACCATGTTCGGAGTGCCCCATTCACTGGTGACCATGGTGTCATAGCCGAGATGCCACCAGAAGTCGTAGTGCAGATACTGGTCACCGCGATCGAGCTCCCATGGGCCCAACACGTCGAACGAGTCGTGATCGAGGACGACCACGCCACCGGGGCCATCGCCATCGGGCGCGCCGAGCGCGCTCACATAGATGCCATCGGTCCCACAATGGACGGTGTGACCGCGAGAATAGCCCGACCGCTCGGCCAGCTCGTCCGCTTCGATGGTCTTGACGATGCGCGGACGCGTTGGGTCTGGCTTCGTGTCGATGATGTAGATGCGGGACGACTTCAGCGCTGGAACGATGAGGTAGCGCCGCTCGACATGGGGATGCGCCGCATTGGGACAGAGCATCGAGCTGCAAGCATTCCAGTTGAAATGGTGCAGCTCATCCCCGGCATAGGACATCTCGACCTCGCCAATCTGCTGACCGTAGGTCGAGGAAGTTGGATTGGTGTCGATCACAACGATCGCGTCGGGGCGTTCGTCCCCATTGGGATTGACCCGCACAACATACGCGAACTCCTCCGGCGGGGCAGTCATTGCCAACCTGGCCGATGGATAGAACGTGGGGTCAGGGCGCCATACGGTCATCGATTGACTCCTTGTAATGGATGATGAAACCGGCTCGGACGCGGCAGCAGGATTCCCGCCGCCAAGCCGCAGTGAGAGCGCGGTCAACAAACCGCTGCCAGCAATTCCACCGAGAACGGTTCGGCGGGTGACGTCGGGCAACGCGGAAGATTGGTCCCTTTTTTCTCCGGTGAACATTGAAACGCTGTCCTTTCTTAGTTCACTGGCGTGCATCGGATCTCCTGGAGAACCAGCAGACTAGGCCTATCCCGGTGCAATCCAGCGATCGACAGAGCACTTATGAACAAACCGGCGATCGCGAATCGGCCGCCAACATCGTCATGCAGCGACTGCTCGGTAGCTATGGCAATGTGTGCCTAGTTTGGGGAGGTGAGCTACCTAGATTGGGGAGCGATGCCGACTTCCACGGCCTTCCGGGCAGCTTCGTCTCGTGAGCGGACGTCGAGCTTTGCCAGGATGGCGGTGATGTGGTGGCCGACAGTGCGCGGCGAGAGATAGAGCGCATCCGCGATGTCATTGGTGCGCCGGCCCTGCACGAGCATGGCCAGCACCTCCATCTCGCGACTCGTCAACTGGAAGGGGTTGGCTTGCGTGGTCGGGCGCGGCCCCCGCGGGAGTCGCTCGGCGCCAATTGCGCGCAACCGTTGGGTGGTGACGGCCGCGGCGCGCGTTGCGCCGAGCCGCACGAACTCCGCATACGCGTAGCGCAGCTCGGGTTCGGATTCGCTGTCGACCAGTGCCCAGGCAGCCTCGTGTGGACACCCAAGTTCTCGCCACCTGGCGGCGGCGGCCCGCCAATTCCCTGCGATCTGCAGCGCAAATGGCTCGAACGCATTCGTCGGTGCTTCCTCCAGCGCACCCGCTCGCCAGAGCCAATAGGCAAGCTGGCCGATATACCAACGATGCCCGCTTTCGAGAGCCAGATCGTAGATCGAAGCGGCTTCAGCCCGTGTGCGCTCCAGGTCGCCGTCGAGCCAAGCGGATTCGGCTCGAGCTGTGCGAACCGGGCAGAGCCGTTGCAACTCTCCCGTTCGCTCGGCCAGTTCCAGTGCTTCATCGAGGAGAAGTGACGCTGCAGGATCGCCGGTCCTCGCGTGTACTCGGCCAAGAACTGCCAGCGCCACGATCTTGCTTATGGGCGCCAGCCTGCGCTGCCGGAGAACGGCGTTTTCCTGTTCCACCGCCGCGGACCACTGTCCCTGATAGAGGTACGAGACACCACGCCATGCGTTGAGGTAGTTCGTGTAGGTGTCGATATCCCGATCTGAACAGTAGACAATCCCTTCGTCCAGCCAGGGATCGGAGTCTGCGAAGTCGTACATCTCACAGCGGCCGGTCGAAAGCAGGGTGTAGGCTCGGGCGGCATGCTCTTCGAGATTCCTGCTCTTGGCAATGTCCAGGCTGCGTTTGACAAGCGCTACTCCTCGCGGCACGTCGTCGGTGAGGAAGTAGGAGGCGCCGACGTTGGCAAGCGCATGTGCCAGCGTTTCCTGCTCGTCCATTTGCTCAGCCAGCGCGATCGCCTGTTGCCCCCGGGCGATGGCTTCCGGCGCATCCCACGCGAGCATGCTGAGCTGGGACTGCGCGCTATATGCCATCGCGAGTTCTGGCGACGGGGGCAACGCTTCGAGGATGCGCACCGCTTCCGCCAGGGTGTTTTCGGATTCCAGATTGTTCCCAGCGTACCAATGGAGCCTGGATAACCAACGTAGCGCGTCTCCCATCCGCAGTTGATCATTCTCAGCACGCCAGATTTCGATCGCTTCCTCGCATTTCGCAATCGCCCGTTCACTTTCATCCAGCACATAGATTTCGAACGACCACGCCAGGAGCAGCTCAGCCCGCGCCGCAGGTTCCAATGACCCGGCGAACTCCATCACACGCTGATACTGAGCCGCTGCCTCGCGATGTGACCGAAGCGCCGCTGCCCGGCGAGCCGCCGCAGGCCCATAGTCCAGCACCGCATCACGATCGAATCCGCATGCCGCATGATGGGTCAGGCGTACCAGGTCAGTCGATCCCGCGGCTCGCAACGCGGCAAGGACGCGCCGGTGCAGTTCGATCTGCCGCGGAGGGGAGATCTCTGCCAATACGGCAACGCGCGCAAGCTCGTGGCGAAATGCAAGCGCATCCCCCTGCGTACGCAACAATCCCTGGGCGATGCATTCCTCGGTCGATTCTGGTTGCGCCTGACTTACCTGTGACGCCAGCCACGACTCCGCTGGTGAGCCGATGACCGCAACGGCATCGAGGAGTTGCCTGGCAGCCGGTGACAGCCGATCTGCCCGGGCCAGAACGACATCCCGCACTGTGGCTGGCAATCCTTCGACCTTGCTTTCGAGAATCTCAGAAACAAAGAACGGATTGCCATTGGTCAGCCGAAAGAGCTCGTTCGGATCGATTCCCGATCCCTCGGAGAGTTGCGTGACGCCGGCCAACGAGAGTGGCGGCAAGTGCATCCGGCTAACGGCTGAAGCGGTGGCGAGATCCCCAAGCAGCCGGCGCATCGGGTGCCCCATGCCAATCTCATCGTCGCGGAAGGTGATGATCATGAGGATGGGAGCCGATCCAATCCGGCGACCCAGATAGCGAATCCCGTCGACGGCCGCGTCGTCGATCCAGTGCGCGTCCTCGATCACCATGATGGTGGTGGGGCCGCACGCGAGCGTAGTCAGGACCGTGCGAGCGATTTCGACTGGCGATGCAGACTGGTCGAGCAATGCGCTGATCTGTCCCTGCATCAACTCATCCATGTCGGCAAGGAGGCCATGCGGGC is part of the Thermomicrobiales bacterium genome and harbors:
- a CDS encoding MMPL family transporter, which produces MATTYDQSNRKTPSNNGKPGLLRRWIDTVTAHPKRVLLVFFVLMAILIAVASSVRGHFVDSFSLPGAESQRAYDLLAERFPGASGITAQVVFQVDEGGSFQDPAVQEQIETLLAEIEQLPHVASTVSPYEAEYQISQNGNIAYATVNYDVQFDELSIPEAEKLVELTDAANNDQLRVVAGGDATSVTEQEFGNTAELVGIIAAAIILLIAFGSVVAMGLPIATALIGLTIGFMGIFIATRWLDIATFAPQFASMIGIGVGIDYALFVVTRFREGIHDGLTPREATGRALDTAGRAVIFAGSVVVISMLGLSAVGIKFVAALGVAAAIVVATAVLVAFTVLPALLTLVGTRIDKWSVRRPGSKNRAPGEPFGRKISRRIQAKPWLYAILSAGFLILLALPVLKMDLGFPDASANPSDFHTRQAYDLLTEGFGEGFNNPLLLVLDDKDGVQQETIDSVTSAVAQVPGVVQVAQPFTNEAGDTTVITVIPTGNANSDEVLDLVHELRDTTLPAAVDGSGTTAYVGGGTASFLDFSEKMVERTPWVFVVIIGLSFILLTIVFRSPVIALKAAIMNILSIAAAFGVIVAVFQLGWGHQLFGIEESQPIAVFLPIFLFAILFGLSMDYEVFLLSRIREFWAHGRNTSDAVADGLSVTARVITAAAAIMICVFLAFVMNPVPVVKQMGFGLAVAILIDATVVRLVLVPSTMELLGDRNWWFPSWLDRITPHVNIEGKTEPAPHEFDPLPGSAD
- a CDS encoding selenium-binding protein SBP56-related protein — encoded protein: MTVWRPDPTFYPSARLAMTAPPEEFAYVVRVNPNGDERPDAIVVIDTNPTSSTYGQQIGEVEMSYAGDELHHFNWNACSSMLCPNAAHPHVERRYLIVPALKSSRIYIIDTKPDPTRPRIVKTIEADELAERSGYSRGHTVHCGTDGIYVSALGAPDGDGPGGVVVLDHDSFDVLGPWELDRGDQYLHYDFWWHLGYDTMVTSEWGTPNMVETGVQPDLLLDGQYGHQLHFWNLRDRKLTQTIDLGKENQIVLELRPAHNPTKAYGFVNVVLSLKDLSSSIFMWKRNDDGTWDAKKVIEIMAEPAEEDQLPPALQPFKAVPPLVTDIALSLDDRFLYVPCWGTGELRQYDVSNPEEPKLTGSIQIGGIVRRAGHPAADGPLNGAPQMIELSRDGRRVYFTNSLYLPWDAQFYPDGVKGWMAMANVDADGGMTLDPDFFVDFGDQRPHQVRLQGGDASTDSYCFA
- a CDS encoding LuxR C-terminal-related transcriptional regulator, which gives rise to MQLLERTPYLDDLNALLSQASHGHGRMLLLGGEAGVGKTSLVQAFVSRSASERVLVGACEPLTAPRPHGLLADMDELMQGQISALLDQSASPVEIARTVLTTLACGPTTIMVIEDAHWIDDAAVDGIRYLGRRIGSAPILMIITFRDDEIGMGHPMRRLLGDLATASAVSRMHLPPLSLAGVTQLSEGSGIDPNELFRLTNGNPFFVSEILESKVEGLPATVRDVVLARADRLSPAARQLLDAVAVIGSPAESWLASQVSQAQPESTEECIAQGLLRTQGDALAFRHELARVAVLAEISPPRQIELHRRVLAALRAAGSTDLVRLTHHAACGFDRDAVLDYGPAAARRAAALRSHREAAAQYQRVMEFAGSLEPAARAELLLAWSFEIYVLDESERAIAKCEEAIEIWRAENDQLRMGDALRWLSRLHWYAGNNLESENTLAEAVRILEALPPSPELAMAYSAQSQLSMLAWDAPEAIARGQQAIALAEQMDEQETLAHALANVGASYFLTDDVPRGVALVKRSLDIAKSRNLEEHAARAYTLLSTGRCEMYDFADSDPWLDEGIVYCSDRDIDTYTNYLNAWRGVSYLYQGQWSAAVEQENAVLRQRRLAPISKIVALAVLGRVHARTGDPAASLLLDEALELAERTGELQRLCPVRTARAESAWLDGDLERTRAEAASIYDLALESGHRWYIGQLAYWLWRAGALEEAPTNAFEPFALQIAGNWRAAAARWRELGCPHEAAWALVDSESEPELRYAYAEFVRLGATRAAAVTTQRLRAIGAERLPRGPRPTTQANPFQLTSREMEVLAMLVQGRRTNDIADALYLSPRTVGHHITAILAKLDVRSRDEAARKAVEVGIAPQSR